TGATATGCTCGTCAATTGTCAAATCATTTTCAAGCATGGATTTGGCTATTTCAATATAAAAAACGCAGGCAATCTTTGATCTCATGTGTCTGTGGGTCAGTCCGGAGATGTTTTCGATTGTTTCATATTCGATGTTAGGAATGAATGCAAGAGGTAATATTCTCATTAATGAGCCGTTACCGTTGTCTCTTTCGCCTGTGCCGCCACAAAAGATAGCCTCAGTTCCTCTTTTGTAGTTGTAAAGGCCATGGCTTGTTGTAGGGCCGTAATCAAAGGTGTCATTGTACTGAGTGTATTTTCCGTTTTCAATCCATTCTAAAAACTCATGCATCATGTCATCATAGTCAATGCCGTTTTTATTAACAATGCTTGCCATTGTAGCTATTGCCATTGAGGAATCGTCTGACCAGGTTCCTGCAGGCATTCCGTATGTTCCATAGCCGATCATGTCCGTTACAGGCTCTCTCATTAACTCTTCTCTTGAGGAAAACTCAACAGGAACTCCTAAAGCGTCTCCAATGATTAATCCGATAATTCCATCTTTAACTTTCATGTTAATATGTCGTGTTTACGAGTTTATAAATTCTTTGTTATTGGATTTTAAATATGGACACATCTCGGGTTTTTCTAACTTTTTTTGAAGTTTTTTTCTTCTTAAGTTATTGTTCTGTTATATATTTTGTGGAAAAACCATTCACAAAGGATAATTTCCAACTACGATGCAGAAATTGAAACCTATATCTGCCTTTGGGAGAAAATATTATATCGAAGAAAAACAATCGAATATAAAAACAAACAAAGAATACTTATTGGACAAACGAATGCAAAAACTGCATAATGAAAGAAATCTGCTGTCAAAACAAGAAATACAGAACAATCCAATACTATTGAAACCCTTCCAAGATTAGAATACAACGAAAAATGGAAACAGGCCGAGCACATAAAATCTACAAAAAACGATTAAAAACAGAAG
This region of Methanobrevibacter millerae genomic DNA includes:
- a CDS encoding ADP-ribosylglycohydrolase family protein, producing the protein MKVKDGIIGLIIGDALGVPVEFSSREELMREPVTDMIGYGTYGMPAGTWSDDSSMAIATMASIVNKNGIDYDDMMHEFLEWIENGKYTQYNDTFDYGPTTSHGLYNYKRGTEAIFCGGTGERDNGNGSLMRILPLAFIPNIEYETIENISGLTHRHMRSKIACVFYIEIAKSMLENDLTIDEHIRLTGDKIQKHYEGNKELNHFSRVFNDDLNDVDTISSSGYVINTFESVIYCLKNTDNYRDAVLKAVNLGGDTDTVGAICGGLAGIYYGYDAIPVDWIEDIPKIDKVLQLCEKYGAFCDGCL